A stretch of the Salmo salar chromosome ssa20, Ssal_v3.1, whole genome shotgun sequence genome encodes the following:
- the LOC106581187 gene encoding transcriptional adapter 2-alpha: MDHLASFGNDPSDKPPCRGCSSNLVEPYIKCAECGPSPFLLCLQCFTRGFEFKKHESNHKYEIMTSDFPVLEPSWTAQEEMALLEAVMDCGFGNWQDVAYQMRTKNKEECEAHYMKNFINNPLFSSTLLNLRQIEEARTADTAIPFKPTDDPPRPTFDSLLSRDMAGYMPARADFMEEFDNYAEWDLKDIDFVDDDSDILHALKIAVVDIYHSRLKERGRRKKIIRDHGLINLRKFQILERRYPKEVQDLYDAMRRFARVVGPIEHDKFIESHALEFELRREIGRLQEYRRAGIQSFCSAKVYERVKQVREDERRKRTMLVDVLQYIQDGRACQQWLSKQAAIDAGITPVVTTITTSATGRRCAPPLNLTGLPGTEKLNDREKELCQVVRLVPGAYLEYKQALLNECRRQGGLRLAQARALIKIDVNKTRKIYDFLIKEGYINKA, translated from the exons ATGACCCTTCTGACAAGCCCCCATGTCGAGGTTGCTCATCTAACTTGGTGGAACCCTACATAAAATGTGCAGAGTGTGGACCCTCACCTTTCCTTCTGTGTCTCCAG TGTTTTACCAGAGGGTTTGAGTTCAAGAAACATGAGAGTAATCACAAGTATGAAATCATG ACATCAGACTTCCCTGTGCTGGAACCTAGCTGGACAGCACAGGAGGAGATGGCCCTTCTGGAAGCAGTCATGGACTGTGGCTTTGGGAACTG GCAGGATGTGGCGTATCAGATGCGCACCAAAAACAAGGAGGAGTGTGAGGCCCACTACATGAAGAACTTCATCAACAATCCCCTGTTCTCCTCCACCCTGCTCAACCTCAGACAGATAGAGGAGGCCCGTACTGCAGACACAGCCATTCCCTTCAAAC CTACTGATGACCCCCCCAGGCCCACCTTTGACTCCCTGTTGTCTCGAGACATGGCTGGATACATGCCTGCCAGAGCAGACTTCATGGAG GAATTTGACAACTATGCTGAGTGGGATCTGAAAGACATTGATTTTGTGGATGATGACTCAGACATACTACATG CGCTGAAGATTGCCGTTGTTGACATTTACCATTCAAGGttaaaggagagaggaagaagaaagaA GATAATCCGGGACCATGGACTGATCAACCTGCGGAAGTTCCAGA TTCTGGAGCGTCGCTACCCTAAGGAGGTACAGGATCTGTATGATGCTATGAGACGTTTTGCCAGGGTGGTGGGCCCCATCGAACACGACAAGTTCATAGAGAGTCATGCAT TGGAGTTTGAGCTGAGGAGAGAGATCGGCAGGCTACAGGAGTACAGGAGAGCAGGCATCCAGTCTTTCTGCA GTGCCAAGGTGTATGAGCGTGTGAAGCAGGTGCGGGAGGATGAGCGGAGGAAGAGGACCATGCTAGTGGATGTGCTGCAGTACATTCAGGACGGACGGGCCTGCCAGCAGTGGCTCAGCAAACAGGCTGCCAT TGACGCTGGTATCACTCCTGttgtcaccaccatcaccacatcAG CAACAGGCAGAAGATGCGCCCCTCCTCTCAACCTGACTGGCCTGCCAGGGACAGAGAAGCTCAACGACAGGGAGAAAGAG TTGTGCCAGGTGGTGCGTCTGGTGCCAGGTGCCTACCTGGAGTACAAGCAGGCTCTGCTGAACGAGTGCAGGCGGCAGGGTGGTCTACGGCTGGCACAGGCCCGGGCACTCATCAAGATCGACGTCAACAAGACACGCAAGATCTACGACTTCCTGATCAAGGAGGGCTACATCAACAAGGCCTAG